CATCATGCAAGAAATAGAGCTGAAATTCTTGGTACCAGAGTCGCGATTAAAGGGTCTTATGCGCCAAGCGAAAGTCAAATCATCACAAGTAACACAACTGGCTGCGCATTATTATGACACCCCTGACCAGCAGCTTGCACAGGCTGGTATTGGCCTGCGTATTCGTCAGGAGGGTGATGCTTGGGTGCAAACTATCAAAGCGGGTGGCGATGGTATTGCAGCGCGCCTAGAGCACAATGCCACATTAGATAATGAGCAGGTACAAAACATGCTCGAAAATAACGCGCTGATGCCTGATTTAACGATTTATAAAGATAGCCTTATTGCCCCAGCATTGACAGATTTTAAGCTCAAAAAACTGGCTAAAAAACTGACCCGTTTATATGTGACTGATGTAGAGCGTACTACCCGCTTATTGATAGAAGATACGAGCGATGAAGTCGTTAACAGTATTGAGATGGCTTACGACTATGGAGAAATTATCCATGGTACTGATGATACTCAAAGAGATGCCATTCAAGAAGTTGAATTTGAGCTCATAGCAGGTGAGTTAGATTTTTTATTTACGACGGCTAAAACATGGTGTCAGCGTCATAAACTGTGCCTTTCTACCGTCACTAAAGCCGAGCGTGGTGGCTTACTTATTAAGGGACAAAATTATAGCTCAGCCACTGCTGCTGACTTGAGCACCCTTAGTATCAATAAAAAAATCACTATGCCTGCTTTTTTACGCGCTGTCGTGCATAACTGCTTATTGCAAATACTCCCAAATAGCAGCGCCATCGTGGCAGGCAGTAAAGACAATGATCACATTTTACAGCTATCTATCGGTATAGAGCGCTTGCACACTGTACTACAAGCATTTGATAGCTTCTCAGATGAAATCAATCCGGATTGGTCAGCCATACTGCAACAAACTGCTACTTTACTCGCTGATTATCGTAAGCTTGCTCATCTTAGTAATCATATTGAACCAATGTTACAACAGCACGGTGCACCTATCGTTGATTGGACAGCGGATATTGATGCTATCAAAATTACACCAGTGACTGCAATCAGTGCTAACGACTTCCAGATCATGTTGCTTGAGCTCATCGCCTTTACTATGAGCGACCCTAGTCTTGAGCCTCAAACAGATAAGCTGGCTATCAATAAGCTTGAAAAAGTACTTATTAAATACTATGACAAATTACTTGAAGCTGAGCAATATTTAGAGGACAGCTATGATGATTCAGATAGTGAGTTAGAGAAAGAATCCATCATAAAAGCATTGCATAACCTACATGCTCATCTAAAAAATCTATGTTCTATCAGCGAATTAGTAGCACCTTTGTATAGCAAAAAGAAAACCAAGCGCTGGCTAAAACGTGCCGTAAAAGCACAGAAAGCACTGGGTCAACAGCTCAATATGATTGACTGTCAGCAGTACTATCAATGTAAAGCCAGCTCTGACTCTGCTGCTTTATATGCGGCAGGCTGGTTAAATGCTGCTTCGATACCAATCGAAAAAGCCACAGAAAAACATTTGGATAAATTTTATGATTGCTCTGTATTTTGGTAATTGAGTATATTGTCATTTTATGTTTATCAATATTAGAGAAAAAGACAGCTCACTGAATAAGGGTTGTCTTTTTTATATCGTCGACTCAATTTATAATCCATACATTACTACTACAGCTACTTAATACTACTTTTATTGGGCGATAATATTCACTGCTGTCCCTTCCTCAATCTGCTCAAACAATTCGATAATATCTTGATTGCGCATACGTATACAGCCATGTGAGAGTGGCACGCTCATCGGCTCACTGTCAGGTGTTCCATGAATATAGATATAGCGATGATAAGTATCGCAGCCACCTTGACTATTACTGCCTTTATTAAAGCCTTCCTCAAGACCACTTAGCCAAAGAATGCGGCTTAGTATCCAATCACGTTTAGGGTTCAATGCCCCAAGCTCAGCATTATATATTTCTCCCGTCGCTATACGTCCAATAAATACCGTATGACTTGGCGCATTGCCGCCTATTTTTTCTGCAATGATATGCTGACCAAGTGGTGTACAACCACTGTCTTGTTGACTGCCTATCCCATTTTTGGCTGTTGATATAGGATATTCAGCAATAACTTTTTGCCGCCTATAAACGGTCAAAGTTTGCTGAGCAATGCTAATCACTATCTGGGTCGTAAGATTTCCGTTATCTGTCATAGCAATTTTCCGGCAGTTATATCGATGATGGCTGTTATAGTCGATTCAATTTAAAAAGAATACAGTACTGCTTGGATAAATTTTGCGAAGCCTCTGGAGTGCGAAGCGCACAGCAAGCGAGAGAAATTTATCCAAGTATAATGCTATTCTGAACGTAACTCTTTTATATTGAACTCACCATAGCAGCATAAAAATGAGTGAGTCTTTCTATTATCAAGGGATTGTATCAAGACATTTGACACCGTAATATAGGGGCACACTTTTTGATGCTAGCAGATTATGACGACTATTTCACCGACACGGGTGTCGATGTATGATTTTCTATATCAAGATACCAAGCCATTGGTGTCATTATTAGCAGATGCAGCAGCGCTGTCATTGCCGCAAGCGCGTTTGGCAATGGATGCCAGCTTGCAAGCGATTATCAGCGCTCTTCTCGCTTATCAGCAGCG
The window above is part of the Psychrobacter cryohalolentis K5 genome. Proteins encoded here:
- a CDS encoding L,D-transpeptidase gives rise to the protein MTDNGNLTTQIVISIAQQTLTVYRRQKVIAEYPISTAKNGIGSQQDSGCTPLGQHIIAEKIGGNAPSHTVFIGRIATGEIYNAELGALNPKRDWILSRILWLSGLEEGFNKGSNSQGGCDTYHRYIYIHGTPDSEPMSVPLSHGCIRMRNQDIIELFEQIEEGTAVNIIAQ
- a CDS encoding CYTH and CHAD domain-containing protein, with translation MQEIELKFLVPESRLKGLMRQAKVKSSQVTQLAAHYYDTPDQQLAQAGIGLRIRQEGDAWVQTIKAGGDGIAARLEHNATLDNEQVQNMLENNALMPDLTIYKDSLIAPALTDFKLKKLAKKLTRLYVTDVERTTRLLIEDTSDEVVNSIEMAYDYGEIIHGTDDTQRDAIQEVEFELIAGELDFLFTTAKTWCQRHKLCLSTVTKAERGGLLIKGQNYSSATAADLSTLSINKKITMPAFLRAVVHNCLLQILPNSSAIVAGSKDNDHILQLSIGIERLHTVLQAFDSFSDEINPDWSAILQQTATLLADYRKLAHLSNHIEPMLQQHGAPIVDWTADIDAIKITPVTAISANDFQIMLLELIAFTMSDPSLEPQTDKLAINKLEKVLIKYYDKLLEAEQYLEDSYDDSDSELEKESIIKALHNLHAHLKNLCSISELVAPLYSKKKTKRWLKRAVKAQKALGQQLNMIDCQQYYQCKASSDSAALYAAGWLNAASIPIEKATEKHLDKFYDCSVFW